GGTGTTGTTTTCAGGGAACTATTCCTCTTGTTGGAATGCGAAAAAAATCTCAAGTTATAGATATATCTAATGTATTCAATTGGAATTTAAATAAAGATGAATTTAATTTACTTCAAGAAGTTTCACAAAATTGTTTAAAAAAAATGCCAAAAAATCCTTTTTCAAGTGTTTAAGTAATTATTTTTGCGGATATCTTCTTATTTTTTTTATTTGATAACTATTCCATAACTCACTCGGAAATTTTTCACCAGTGAATCTAATTACTTTAGGTTTTAGATTTATTAACAAGTCATTTAAGTTTTTATTAGGGACCATTTTAAAGTAGGGGTTTTTAAATAAGATAAATTAATTTAAAGCTAATCTTCTCAGTATTTATACCTATAAAAATAAAATAATTCTTTTTAATACAAGAAATTGCAGCAATATTTACAAGCTAATAAATTATCGATTACAACTTCTTAGTTATTTAAATCAAGTGGAGTCCTTCCAGACTCCTCGTATCATTTGGTTGATAAGGCTGATATAACCCCATCTCCTTAAGGATCAAGCAGCAACTGGTGCTGTTTGACGGGAGAAACTAACGATTTTGTTAGCGTTTGTGTTTTTGCTCTAACCGAGCCGGCTTCAGTCACCTTCCTTATGCCCCGTCGAAACCATTACAACCCCAAAAGTGGAGTTGAGCGGAATCGAACCGCTGTCCGAAACATCGGTTGAGATCACCTAGTCCAATTGGACATTTATATTCTGACAGGCAAAATGAGTATTGAATAGTTTTTTTATTAACTTTTTATCCTATATGAATGTAGTTGCATCATCTCCAGAAGGACTCGAGAAATATTTAGCTGAAGAAATTTCGAATTTAGGTGGAATTAATATTAATACGTATAAAAGATTTATTAATTTTGAATGTGATCATGCGACTTTTTACAGAGTTCATTTCTATTCCCGAATAGCTTTTCGTTTTTATAGAGAAATTGTAAGTTTTACTTGTTATGACAAGCAATCTTTATATGAGGGGGTTAGAGATTCATTTGACTGGTTAGATTGGTTGCACTATGAAAAAACGTTTAATGTTCAAGTCACTGGGAGAACATCGTCCTTAAGTCATACACATTTTACTGCTCTTGAAGTTAAAAACTCCATAACTGATTTGCAACAGTCAGCTTGGAATAAAAGATCAAATATTTCATTAGATCATCCTGATTTTATAATTCATCTTCATTTAAATAATAATAAAGCGATTATCAGCCTCCAAAGTAGTGTAGAAAGCTTACACAAAAGAGGCTATAAACCGGCCGTTGGAAATGCTCCATTGAAAGAAAATTTAGCTTCTGGGTTGATAAAGATGACTAAATGGAATGGCAACGTCCCGTTAATTGACATTATGTGCGGCTCAGGAACATTTTTAATTGAGGCTATTAACCAATTTCTTGAAGTCCCTATTAATATTGATCAAGTTTATCTTTTTGAGAATTGGTTGGACTTCAGGAAAGATATTTATCTTAATGAAAGAAATAAAGCAAAAAATAAAATTATAAATTATGAAAAATTACCAAAAATTATAGGTTGCGAAATTAATAAAAAAGTTTTTGACCAGGCGACTGTAAACAAATCATTAGCAGGTCTCGAAAATTATATTGAACTTATAAATAATGATTTTTCAGAACTCCAATTAAAATTTAAACCTGGGATAATTATATGTAATCCCCCATATGGCAAGAAATTGGGCAATGAAAATGAATTAATTTCTTTATATGACGAGATGGGAATGTTCCTAAAGAATAATTTTTCAGGTTGGGAATTTTGGCTGCTTAGTGGAAATCCAAAACTAACAAAATATTTGAAAATGAAATCCTCATTGAAAATACCTGTAAGTAATGGGGGGATTGATTGCAGATGGATAAAGTATTTAATAAGGTAATTTATTTTTTGCCTAAAACTGCTTTTGTCGTCTTGCCTAAACCCTCTAATGTTTGAGGCAGATAGGGACCTTTGGCTAATTTTCCACCAAGCTTCAGACTTAAGCCTGCAAGAAATAAATCGATAAATATTATGATTAATAAATTGTATTCAATATTCCAGTTATTAGATTTTTTTAGCCAAAGATAACAAATAATATGAAGGCAAATTAGAACTATCAATAGTAATATGCTTCCAATTGCCAAGAATATTCCACCGCTAATTAATCTTCTTTTTTCTCTATCTACTTCTTGAAGGGCTATTCTTACATGCAAATCCATCACTGAACTTGCTATTGCGGAAATTCTTGAAGCGGTATTTGCAAAGTTTTTATTTTTTGGTTTTTCCATATTATTTTCTACCACTTTTGAGGATAGTTCCTATAAGTAACCCAATACCGGCGGCAATAGCAATAGATAAAATTGGTTTTTTTCTAATGGGATTTTCTATTTTTGGTCTAAGTGTATTGTTAAGTTCTTCTAATAACTCTTCTAATTGACTTTCAATAGGTTCAATTTTTTCTGAGATCTCCCACTGATTTTCTCGGATTGAATCAATAATCTCAAATACTTGACTCTTTATTCCAATTACAGATGTTCCAGTATGGCTTGCTATTACCTCAACTAAATCATCGATATTTCCTTTTGTAGTTTCCAGTGTTTGTTGAGCTATGGTAGGCCATTTTTCTTTTATTAAAGGTATTAAACTGTCAATTTTTTCAAGTAACCATTTCTCAGAAATAACTTCTTGTTCAGGAAGTTCAGAATTATCTTCTTTTTCTTCTATGTCTTTGGGAGGATGGTAAGTCTCCATTCTTTAAACTTATTTATTTTAAGATTAGACCCTATTTTCTTAATTTGGAACCCTTGTCTAAAGATTTGTGCAATTTATATAGAACAAAAACATATAAAAGTTTATTTACATTTTATTTATCTACTCTGTTCTGTAAGAAGGTTTTGTTAAGCTATTACTGAATTTATTATATGAGTTTAAATTTCATTATGGATATCACATTTGCATCATTAATTTTTGCATCTCGCACAATCCCTACAGATTTTGGATTAGTAGCAGCAGCTATCGCAGGAGCTGGAAGTTTACTATTCATTGCTTTAAGATTTGTCCCTGATGCAAGTAATTAAAAAAGAGGAACCTTCTTAACAAAATATTTTTATCTCAAATTTGTTTTGATAATAGATTCAATTTATTTATCAACTAGATAATGAATAAATGGGTTTTGCTTGAACATAAAGTATATTCGGGTGACTCTTTAGATACTCATTACGATTTTCTTGTTGAAAGTGAAATAGATTGTTTAACTTGGAAATTTTTAAAACTTCCTTTATTAAATAAAGCTTCTA
This window of the Prochlorococcus sp. MIT 1314 genome carries:
- a CDS encoding class I SAM-dependent RNA methyltransferase — its product is MNVVASSPEGLEKYLAEEISNLGGININTYKRFINFECDHATFYRVHFYSRIAFRFYREIVSFTCYDKQSLYEGVRDSFDWLDWLHYEKTFNVQVTGRTSSLSHTHFTALEVKNSITDLQQSAWNKRSNISLDHPDFIIHLHLNNNKAIISLQSSVESLHKRGYKPAVGNAPLKENLASGLIKMTKWNGNVPLIDIMCGSGTFLIEAINQFLEVPINIDQVYLFENWLDFRKDIYLNERNKAKNKIINYEKLPKIIGCEINKKVFDQATVNKSLAGLENYIELINNDFSELQLKFKPGIIICNPPYGKKLGNENELISLYDEMGMFLKNNFSGWEFWLLSGNPKLTKYLKMKSSLKIPVSNGGIDCRWIKYLIR
- a CDS encoding phage holin family protein, which gives rise to MEKPKNKNFANTASRISAIASSVMDLHVRIALQEVDREKRRLISGGIFLAIGSILLLIVLICLHIICYLWLKKSNNWNIEYNLLIIIFIDLFLAGLSLKLGGKLAKGPYLPQTLEGLGKTTKAVLGKK